The following proteins come from a genomic window of Pseudomonas sp. WJP1:
- a CDS encoding PAS domain-containing hybrid sensor histidine kinase/response regulator, translating to MNASPTGSDAQALIARLDWANSPLGAAGTWPQSLRTAVDIVIHSPMPMLLLWGPQLTQIYNDGFALLAGSKHPHAFGQPTHQIWPELKDFTDPIYSAVLQGQVRTYSEQRFTLQRDGIDSDFWLDLTYSPIRDEDAQVAGILVTAIETNERRRIALELEQRSAASLKAQQDTEERLQLALAATDAVGTWDWDISQDRFIADAHFAQLHGIEPALSGQLPISEYLHGVHPEDRALIARSIKHCITHGSEYAEEYRLLQPDGQLRWVFARGRCYKDHHGRPIRFLGAALDLTDRKNTEQALRQSQTELQLIINAMPILISYVDREERFRLNNAAYLDWYGLTPQELYGRTIREVLGDEAYALRAEHIAQALTGKPCCFSISTPHRDGSMRQALMNYLPRHGADGAVNGFYIFVIDETERKQTEEALRNLNETLEERVSARTRQLAEANEKLLSEMFERERAEEALRHAQKMEALGQLTGGIAHDFNNMLTGIIGSLDLMQRYIADGRAAEVSRFTEAAVSSANRAAALTHRLLAFSRRQSLDRKTLNANDLIHSLEDLLSRTKGDHIELKLQLAEDAWPVSTDVSQLENALLNLVINARDAMPEGGQMCIETANVYLDGSDITTLEPVKAGDYLMIAVSDNGTGMTPKVLSKAFDPFFTTKPIGQGTGLGLSMIYGFAQQSGGHVTLFSLPGQGTSVRLYLPRLRGVEPQDVLSPVVSEAPSAIAGETVVLVEDDPAVRMLVTDLLKELGYHAYEAEDAKTALPLLESDLRVDLLVTDVGLPGMNGRQLAEIARQHRPELKVLFMTGYAQMAAERQGFLEEGMDMVAKPFSIDLLANKIRTMIGQPQ from the coding sequence ATGAACGCATCACCGACCGGCAGCGATGCCCAGGCCTTGATTGCCAGACTCGACTGGGCAAACAGCCCCCTGGGCGCTGCTGGCACCTGGCCACAGAGCCTGCGTACCGCCGTGGACATCGTGATTCATTCGCCGATGCCGATGCTGCTGCTCTGGGGGCCGCAGCTGACGCAGATCTACAACGACGGCTTCGCACTGCTGGCCGGCAGCAAGCATCCGCACGCTTTCGGACAGCCAACCCACCAGATCTGGCCCGAATTAAAGGACTTTACCGACCCGATTTACAGCGCAGTCCTACAAGGCCAGGTGCGAACCTACAGCGAACAGCGCTTTACCCTGCAGCGCGACGGTATCGATTCCGACTTCTGGCTTGACCTGACCTATAGCCCTATCCGCGATGAAGACGCCCAAGTCGCCGGGATCCTGGTCACCGCCATCGAAACCAACGAACGCCGGCGCATCGCCCTCGAACTGGAACAGCGTTCCGCCGCGAGCCTCAAGGCCCAGCAAGACACCGAAGAACGCCTGCAACTGGCCCTCGCCGCCACCGACGCGGTCGGCACCTGGGATTGGGACATCAGTCAGGACCGCTTCATCGCCGACGCTCACTTCGCCCAATTGCACGGCATCGAGCCGGCCCTGTCCGGCCAGCTGCCCATCAGCGAATACCTGCACGGCGTCCATCCTGAAGACCGCGCCCTGATCGCCCGCAGCATCAAGCATTGCATCACCCACGGCAGCGAATATGCCGAGGAATACCGCCTGCTGCAGCCTGATGGCCAGTTGCGCTGGGTGTTCGCCCGCGGACGCTGCTACAAGGATCACCATGGGCGGCCGATCCGCTTCCTCGGCGCGGCCCTCGACCTGACCGATCGCAAGAACACCGAGCAGGCCTTGCGCCAGAGCCAGACCGAGCTGCAGTTGATCATCAACGCCATGCCGATCCTGATCAGCTACGTTGATCGCGAGGAGCGCTTTCGCCTGAACAACGCCGCCTACCTGGACTGGTATGGCCTGACGCCCCAGGAACTCTATGGCCGCACCATTCGCGAAGTGCTGGGTGATGAGGCCTACGCCTTGCGTGCCGAGCACATCGCCCAGGCCCTGACCGGCAAGCCCTGCTGCTTCAGCATCAGCACCCCGCACCGCGACGGCAGCATGCGCCAGGCGCTGATGAATTACCTGCCGCGTCACGGCGCGGATGGCGCGGTGAATGGTTTCTACATCTTCGTCATCGACGAAACCGAGCGCAAACAGACCGAAGAAGCGCTACGCAACCTCAACGAAACCCTCGAAGAACGGGTGAGTGCCCGCACCCGACAATTGGCCGAGGCCAACGAAAAACTGCTGAGCGAGATGTTCGAACGCGAGCGCGCCGAAGAAGCCCTGCGGCATGCGCAGAAGATGGAAGCGCTGGGCCAGCTCACCGGCGGCATCGCCCATGACTTCAACAATATGCTCACTGGAATCATCGGCAGCCTGGACCTGATGCAGCGCTACATCGCCGACGGCCGCGCCGCCGAAGTCAGCCGTTTCACCGAGGCCGCGGTGTCCTCGGCCAATCGCGCCGCCGCCCTCACCCATCGGCTGCTGGCGTTCTCGAGGCGTCAGTCGCTGGATCGCAAGACGCTGAACGCCAACGACCTGATCCACTCCCTGGAAGATTTGCTCAGCCGGACCAAGGGCGACCACATCGAACTCAAGCTGCAACTGGCCGAAGATGCCTGGCCGGTCAGCACCGACGTCAGTCAACTGGAAAACGCCCTGCTCAACCTGGTGATCAACGCCCGGGACGCCATGCCCGAGGGTGGCCAGATGTGCATCGAAACCGCCAATGTCTACCTCGACGGCAGTGATATCACCACCCTGGAACCGGTCAAGGCCGGGGATTACCTGATGATCGCGGTCAGCGACAACGGCACCGGCATGACGCCCAAGGTATTGTCCAAGGCATTCGACCCGTTCTTCACCACCAAACCCATCGGCCAGGGTACCGGGCTTGGGTTGTCGATGATCTACGGTTTCGCCCAGCAGTCGGGTGGCCACGTGACCCTGTTCAGTCTGCCCGGCCAGGGCACCAGCGTGCGCCTGTACTTGCCGAGACTGCGAGGCGTCGAGCCGCAGGATGTGCTGTCGCCCGTGGTCAGCGAAGCACCGTCGGCGATTGCCGGCGAAACGGTGGTGCTGGTGGAAGACGACCCGGCGGTGCGCATGCTGGTCACCGATCTGCTCAAGGAGCTGGGTTATCACGCCTATGAAGCCGAAGACGCGAAGACGGCCCTGCCCTTGCTCGAATCCGACTTGCGGGTTGATCTGCTGGTCACCGACGTTGGGCTGCCCGGGATGAATGGACGCCAACTGGCGGAAATCGCGCGCCAGCATCGCCCGGAACTGAAAGTGCTGTTCATGACCGGTTACGCGCAGATGGCCGCCGAACGCCAGGGCTTTCTCGAAGAAGGCATGGACATGGTGGCCAAACCGTTTTCCATTGATCTGCTGGCCAACAAGATTCGCACGATGATCGGTCAACCGCAGTGA
- a CDS encoding peptidylprolyl isomerase, with product MKAQARHILVKTSEEAEQLKQRIAKGEAFDVLAKKYSTCPSGKRGGDLGEVRPGQMVGAIDAVIFKKPLRVVHGPIKSKFGYHLVQVFYRD from the coding sequence ATGAAAGCTCAAGCCCGCCATATCCTGGTGAAAACCTCGGAAGAAGCCGAGCAACTCAAGCAACGCATCGCCAAGGGCGAAGCCTTCGATGTGCTGGCCAAGAAGTACTCCACCTGCCCGTCCGGTAAACGCGGCGGCGACCTGGGTGAAGTGCGGCCGGGCCAGATGGTCGGGGCGATCGACGCGGTGATCTTCAAGAAACCGCTGCGGGTGGTGCATGGGCCGATCAAGAGCAAGTTTGGCTATCACCTGGTGCAGGTGTTTTACCGGGATTGA